A genome region from Arachis duranensis cultivar V14167 chromosome 6, aradu.V14167.gnm2.J7QH, whole genome shotgun sequence includes the following:
- the LOC107495157 gene encoding lachrymatory-factor synthase — MEVESVENWKGKTSAKLEKAKAEEAWAIVKDFFNLHKWYPTLPTCYGVHGTNGEPGCIRYCAGFDIPSSDSCRSESVSWSKERLVAVDDADRSIKYEMVESNIGFKSYEATVRVIKESDGGCVIQWCFSVEPVQGWVFQDLLIKYHDGLKLMAAKIDAEIAN, encoded by the coding sequence atGGAGGTAGAGAGTGTTGAAAACTGGAAAGGAAAAACCTCAGCGAAACTAGAAAAAGCAAAAGCAGAAGAAGCGTGGGCAATAGTGAAGGACTTCTTCAACCTGCATAAATGGTATCCCACACTCCCTACGTGCTATGGTGTCCACGGAACTAACGGTGAGCCCGGCTGCATACGATACTGCGCGGGCTTCGACATCCCATCATCAGACAGTTGTAGATCTGAGAGCGTGAGCTGGTCAAAGGAGAGGCTGGTGGCTGTTGATGATGCTGACCGGAGTATCAAGTACGAGATGGTAGAAAGCAACATCGGATTCAAGTCGTACGAGGCCACCGTGAGGGTCATTAAAGAAAGTGATGGTGGTTGTGTCATTCAATGGTGTTTTAGTGTCGAACCTGTTCAAGGTTGGGTGTTTCAGGATTTGCTCATCAAGTACCATGACGGCCTCAAGCTTATGGCTGCAAAAATCGACGCTGAGATTGCTAACTAG